One genomic segment of Candidatus Eisenbacteria bacterium includes these proteins:
- a CDS encoding VanZ family protein, with protein sequence MSKTIKTSQRIPLGPPLLYSTRLHLILFSFLLVATPFIMVRNYLQSALEKISLATIAIAGISIPIVPLVAGILLLAAVIRFIKSVTLKGLIAATVPIIMIAMGQLICDVYYDHAFYELQQNWHYFAYMTFAFMMYRDLKPREVPFAKLIWMTSLFAFCFSTFDEIFQLFMSGRVFDMGDISKDVWGALMGLIILYIGSQKWKDIKRDWKSVRHPKLGGYIKSPASVLILDFVLSYIFLYVSSLLTDAPYWKSIVAITIGSYIVFFLIFHLSQFRPIKWVLLILLTAAVLIQGYSFFKFKNDNIVYHKYGMTVYKGIPIPFFDIIVFPNGTVRPADKKHFFRDRDQAYLLRRHADIILIGSGHHGLGGKGFPQQTPSQFIFNRYSLKGTQVIILKSQDACLLFNRLKQQGKNVLFVLHTTC encoded by the coding sequence ATGTCTAAAACAATAAAAACGTCGCAAAGGATACCCCTGGGACCTCCCCTTCTTTATTCCACCCGTCTTCATCTCATACTGTTCAGTTTCCTCCTGGTGGCGACACCTTTCATCATGGTGCGGAATTATCTCCAATCAGCGCTCGAAAAAATCTCTCTCGCGACGATAGCGATCGCCGGAATTTCAATCCCCATCGTCCCGCTCGTCGCCGGCATCCTTCTGCTGGCCGCCGTCATCCGGTTTATAAAGAGTGTGACGCTCAAGGGCCTCATCGCCGCGACCGTACCCATCATCATGATCGCAATGGGGCAGTTGATCTGTGACGTCTACTATGATCACGCCTTTTATGAGCTGCAGCAGAATTGGCACTACTTCGCCTACATGACCTTCGCCTTCATGATGTATCGCGATCTCAAACCCCGCGAGGTGCCTTTCGCGAAACTGATCTGGATGACATCGCTCTTCGCCTTCTGCTTCTCCACTTTTGACGAGATATTTCAATTATTCATGAGCGGGCGGGTTTTTGATATGGGCGACATATCAAAAGATGTCTGGGGCGCCTTGATGGGATTGATTATTCTCTACATAGGCTCGCAGAAGTGGAAAGATATAAAGCGCGATTGGAAAAGCGTCCGGCACCCGAAACTTGGCGGCTACATAAAATCTCCGGCAAGCGTGCTGATTCTGGATTTTGTCTTGTCCTATATTTTTCTTTACGTCTCGTCGCTGCTGACCGACGCGCCCTATTGGAAGTCTATTGTGGCCATCACCATCGGCTCCTATATCGTATTTTTCCTCATCTTTCATCTCAGCCAATTCCGCCCTATTAAATGGGTCCTGCTCATTCTATTGACCGCCGCGGTTCTCATTCAGGGGTATTCATTTTTTAAGTTCAAGAACGACAACATTGTTTATCACAAATACGGAATGACCGTGTACAAGGGGATCCCGATACCCTTCTTTGATATCATTGTCTTCCCGAACGGCACCGTCCGGCCGGCCGACAAAAAGCATTTCTTCAGAGACAGGGATCAAGCCTATCTCCTAAGACGGCATGCCGATATTATTCTCATCGGCTCGGGGCACCACGGCCTCGGTGGCAAGGGATTTCCTCAGCAGACGCCCAGTCAGTTCATCTTCAACCGCTATTCCTTGAAGGGAACACAGGTCATCATTCTCAAGAGCCAGGATGCCTGCCTTCTTTTCAACCGGTTAAAACAACAAGGGAAGAACGTCCTCTTCGTTCTTCATACGACCTGTTAA
- a CDS encoding tetratricopeptide repeat protein codes for MSVKRVCGTSLMIIAALVVTFFLFRPELPDNEAGEQIAAEATGFATATHVIPEVNVIPPIETTPIPGDARDLSEAPEATPAETLEETPAEEPVETVVETAALTASTVVEPPLSDSERYAAAIEQLQAGDAEGARPILSKLLNTFHGRPAVQAKVRANLARALLALGREREALPHAEEASRIDPENSGAWNVRGRALLSLQRSEEALRAFQTAIEKDPGNFHALNNIGYIWILREDFLKARTYLDEAVVAAAAMGVEPPSYTFNNLGVALERMGDLSDAREAYSRALGGGHPTAGLGLARVGALLAAEEPSSIPGSSADSTLTAGTGN; via the coding sequence ATGTCCGTCAAGAGAGTCTGTGGAACGAGCCTGATGATTATCGCCGCGCTGGTGGTGACATTCTTTCTCTTCCGGCCGGAGCTGCCGGACAACGAAGCCGGCGAACAAATCGCCGCTGAAGCCACCGGTTTTGCGACAGCGACACACGTCATCCCGGAGGTCAATGTCATACCCCCCATTGAAACGACACCCATTCCCGGGGATGCCCGCGACCTAAGCGAGGCGCCGGAGGCGACACCGGCAGAGACACTCGAAGAGACGCCGGCAGAAGAGCCTGTGGAGACAGTGGTGGAGACAGCGGCCCTCACCGCATCAACGGTGGTGGAACCCCCCTTGTCCGACAGTGAGCGCTACGCGGCGGCGATTGAACAACTTCAGGCCGGTGATGCGGAAGGGGCGCGGCCGATCCTCTCGAAATTGTTAAATACCTTCCACGGCCGGCCGGCCGTGCAAGCCAAGGTCCGCGCCAACCTGGCCCGGGCCCTCCTGGCCCTCGGCAGGGAGCGTGAAGCCCTGCCCCACGCGGAAGAAGCCTCAAGGATCGATCCGGAAAACAGCGGCGCATGGAATGTCCGTGGGCGCGCGCTGTTGTCGCTTCAGCGGTCGGAGGAGGCTCTGCGCGCCTTCCAGACAGCTATCGAGAAAGACCCGGGCAACTTCCATGCCTTAAACAATATTGGTTATATCTGGATCCTTCGTGAGGATTTTCTGAAGGCCAGGACCTATCTGGATGAGGCGGTGGTCGCTGCGGCGGCCATGGGTGTTGAACCCCCTTCCTACACCTTTAACAATCTGGGAGTCGCTCTGGAACGCATGGGTGACCTGTCGGATGCGCGCGAAGCCTACTCCCGCGCCTTGGGCGGCGGGCACCCCACCGCCGGTCTCGGCCTGGCCAGGGTCGGCGCCTTGCTGGCGGCGGAAGAACCTTCGAGTATTCCGGGATCGAGCGCCGATTCAACATTAACGGCGGGAACCGGGAATTAG
- a CDS encoding sigma-54 dependent transcriptional regulator, with protein sequence MNVSYKTPAETTSRILIIDDEAPIRQTIATLLEMDGHEVIHAENLAVGRRSLTESSPDILFLDVWLPDGHGVEFLPWIRRRFPALPILMISGQADIAMAVKAIHEGAMDFLEKPLSAERVLVAVRNAQRFRSLENENLRLREAAGLGGPFIYESAAMEKTLEEITRAARTETPVLLTGESGTGKERLAHFLHEHSPRKEGPFVAVNAAAIPQDLLESELFGHEKGAFTGAMTRRIGRFQSAHGGTLFLDEIGDMPESLQAKLLRVLESGMVEPLGGTAAVPVNVRFLSATHRDLAHEVESGRFRLDLYHRLAVLVIRIPPLRERQEDILALTRHYISQFTVLHGLGRHTLTSEAEAALLSYSWPGNVRELRNLIERIFILEADGPVDRAAVERLQAQNPMIEPENSSLLVRKSAAMAGPFSDSRPEESPTAAQTYKEHFALWEKQLLQNILDAESWNVARAAARLGLDRSHLHRKIRQYDIIRPH encoded by the coding sequence ATGAATGTAAGTTACAAAACCCCGGCCGAGACAACCTCCCGGATCCTGATCATTGACGACGAGGCGCCGATCCGGCAAACCATCGCCACCCTCTTGGAAATGGATGGGCACGAAGTTATCCATGCTGAAAACCTCGCCGTGGGCCGCCGATCGCTCACCGAGAGCTCCCCGGATATTCTCTTCTTGGATGTATGGCTGCCCGACGGGCATGGTGTGGAATTTCTTCCATGGATCCGCCGGCGGTTTCCGGCGTTGCCGATCCTCATGATCAGTGGGCAGGCCGATATCGCCATGGCGGTGAAGGCGATTCATGAAGGGGCGATGGATTTTCTTGAGAAACCCCTCTCCGCGGAACGGGTTCTCGTCGCGGTGCGGAACGCCCAGAGATTCCGGTCGCTTGAGAATGAAAACCTCCGCCTGCGCGAGGCGGCCGGTCTCGGCGGACCCTTTATTTATGAAAGCGCCGCCATGGAGAAGACCCTCGAGGAGATCACCCGGGCGGCGCGCACGGAGACCCCGGTTCTGCTCACCGGCGAAAGCGGCACCGGCAAGGAACGGCTCGCCCATTTCCTGCACGAACATTCCCCGCGCAAAGAGGGACCCTTCGTCGCGGTGAATGCGGCGGCGATTCCTCAGGATCTTCTGGAATCCGAACTCTTTGGTCATGAGAAAGGGGCCTTCACCGGCGCGATGACCCGCCGGATCGGCCGTTTTCAATCGGCCCACGGCGGGACCCTCTTCCTCGACGAGATCGGTGATATGCCGGAATCCCTGCAGGCAAAACTTCTGCGGGTTCTGGAATCGGGAATGGTGGAGCCGCTGGGCGGGACCGCAGCCGTTCCGGTCAATGTTCGTTTTCTCAGCGCTACCCATAGAGATCTGGCTCATGAAGTCGAGTCGGGGCGTTTCCGTCTTGATCTCTACCACCGGCTCGCGGTGCTGGTTATCCGCATCCCCCCGCTCCGCGAAAGACAGGAAGATATCCTCGCCCTCACCCGGCACTACATCAGCCAGTTTACCGTCCTGCACGGGCTCGGCCGGCATACATTGACTTCTGAGGCCGAGGCGGCGCTCCTTTCCTATTCCTGGCCGGGGAATGTGCGCGAACTTCGCAATCTCATCGAACGGATCTTTATACTCGAAGCGGACGGGCCGGTGGATCGGGCCGCCGTCGAACGTCTTCAGGCACAAAACCCGATGATCGAACCGGAAAATTCCTCGCTTCTTGTCCGGAAATCCGCCGCGATGGCGGGACCCTTCTCCGATAGCCGTCCGGAGGAGTCGCCAACAGCCGCCCAAACATATAAGGAACACTTTGCTCTTTGGGAGAAGCAGCTTTTACAAAATATCCTCGATGCTGAATCGTGGAATGTCGCCCGCGCCGCGGCCCGGTTGGGCCTGGACCGCAGTCATCTTCATCGCAAAATCCGCCAGTACGATATCATTCGTCCACATTGA
- a CDS encoding HAMP domain-containing histidine kinase, translating to MSAGCRWRIILAILFVGGFLAVYIPGTLVVQNLSVEIGKEESRLSRILVQNSIINHFHRLEARIDVLRDDPVTSSAPCSHAAGDKAWFDWLEKLAARSNAEEIRILGSGRRLVAGLRDRASFGGQLPAPQATDIEGLFAGLSDPSQRDQLEPVWIVSRPLPECPWLQAEWVWRWDPSLGRIEILPSSSRATDAGGKDPAPGAVIIHSAEGAPVFAVSHPAGGVSTAEQPSHLKMLGPALAGGLILALIGWILLLPLRRTWNRIEQEAEGAWRRTQGLSGLHKDGGKTPSPEALLRALSEEALALAGQAERMAIVAGWKDVGRALGHDIRNALTPLRLTVGTLAIKSEDPRLAPALQAAQGSLERVQRLVEEFSHFARLPEGILRIEDLNQSVQSIVETWPADESPKVTFKPSHEGPIPVRIDTGHLDRIVQNLIRNAREAAGPGGSVEVSCALSDATAALRVWNSGPAIPDGMIEEIFQKGLSTKPGGQGLGLAIARELVSRMRGRIQAENASAGGVLFIVEFPAVEK from the coding sequence ATGTCAGCCGGATGTCGATGGCGCATCATCCTGGCCATTCTCTTTGTGGGGGGATTTCTCGCCGTTTATATCCCCGGGACACTGGTTGTACAAAATTTATCAGTCGAAATAGGCAAAGAAGAAAGCCGGCTGAGCCGGATCCTTGTACAAAATTCCATCATTAATCATTTCCATCGACTGGAAGCCCGGATCGACGTCCTGAGAGACGATCCGGTGACGTCCTCCGCGCCCTGTTCGCATGCCGCCGGGGACAAAGCCTGGTTCGACTGGCTTGAAAAACTCGCCGCCCGGTCGAACGCCGAGGAGATCCGCATCTTGGGTTCCGGACGGCGCCTTGTCGCCGGTCTGCGGGACCGCGCCTCTTTCGGCGGTCAGCTCCCCGCGCCGCAGGCCACAGACATAGAGGGTCTTTTTGCCGGCTTATCCGATCCTTCGCAAAGGGATCAGCTCGAACCGGTGTGGATCGTCTCGCGACCGCTCCCCGAATGCCCATGGCTTCAAGCTGAATGGGTTTGGCGGTGGGACCCGAGCCTGGGCCGGATTGAGATCCTTCCGTCCTCCAGCCGCGCAACGGATGCCGGGGGGAAGGATCCCGCCCCCGGGGCCGTCATCATCCATTCGGCGGAGGGCGCTCCGGTCTTCGCGGTGTCCCATCCAGCGGGGGGCGTCTCCACCGCGGAACAGCCATCCCATCTGAAGATGCTGGGGCCGGCCTTGGCGGGCGGTCTGATACTCGCCCTGATCGGCTGGATCCTGCTCCTGCCGCTGCGGAGGACCTGGAATCGGATCGAGCAGGAAGCCGAGGGCGCCTGGCGCCGGACGCAGGGCCTGTCCGGTCTTCACAAGGATGGCGGGAAGACCCCCTCGCCCGAGGCGCTGCTGCGCGCTCTTAGTGAAGAGGCCTTGGCGCTGGCGGGGCAGGCGGAAAGAATGGCCATCGTCGCCGGATGGAAAGATGTCGGCCGGGCGCTGGGTCATGATATCCGCAATGCCTTGACCCCGCTGCGCCTCACCGTGGGGACCCTGGCGATAAAAAGTGAAGATCCCCGGCTGGCGCCGGCCTTGCAAGCCGCCCAAGGATCGCTGGAGAGAGTCCAGCGCCTGGTGGAAGAGTTTTCACATTTCGCACGACTGCCGGAGGGGATCTTGAGGATCGAGGACCTGAATCAATCCGTTCAATCGATTGTGGAAACCTGGCCCGCTGATGAATCCCCAAAGGTTACATTTAAGCCAAGCCATGAGGGACCGATTCCCGTACGGATTGATACCGGGCACTTGGATCGCATTGTACAAAATCTCATCAGGAACGCGCGGGAAGCGGCCGGACCCGGCGGAAGCGTTGAAGTTTCTTGTGCCCTCTCCGATGCAACCGCCGCACTCCGGGTCTGGAACAGCGGTCCGGCCATCCCCGATGGGATGATTGAGGAGATTTTTCAGAAGGGGCTTTCAACAAAACCGGGGGGACAGGGTTTGGGCTTGGCTATCGCGAGGGAACTGGTGAGCCGAATGAGGGGGCGGATTCAGGCGGAAAACGCCTCCGCGGGAGGTGTCCTTTTTATTGTAGAATTCCCCGCCGTCGAAAAATGA
- the alr gene encoding alanine racemase: protein MTSQNHATPSAPSLSWLEIDAGAYQHNLAEFRRLIGPDRKLMAVVKANAYGHGLEKIAPLALRFGADRLGVNSLNEALELLALELSAPIHLLGPIPMQALPAAAGLPLEFTLSTFESLQALARGAGKSGIRPQCHIKVETGCHRQGFMPEEIPSVARFFADHSELQWSGLSTHFANIEDTTDHTYARRQIEIFHKVERDLHALGIQPLLRHTACSAATIVMPETHLDMVRLGIATYGLWPSRETLVSARSGGSERLPLRPVLTWKTQVAQIKTVPAQSFIGYGCTFRTTHPTRLAILPVGYADGYDRRLSGVGHVLVRGRRAPVLGRVCMNMFMVDLTDIEGAAVGDEAVLLGKQGDEEISAQDLASLCQTIVYEIVTRIGGHLDRRVCGL, encoded by the coding sequence ATGACATCACAGAATCATGCAACCCCATCCGCCCCATCCCTTTCATGGTTGGAGATCGATGCCGGCGCCTATCAACACAACCTCGCTGAATTCCGGCGGCTGATCGGACCGGACAGAAAGCTCATGGCAGTCGTTAAGGCGAATGCCTACGGCCACGGTCTGGAGAAGATCGCACCCTTGGCGTTGCGTTTCGGCGCGGACCGGTTGGGCGTGAATTCATTGAATGAGGCGCTGGAGCTGCTGGCCTTGGAACTCTCCGCACCCATTCATCTTCTGGGACCCATCCCCATGCAGGCGCTGCCAGCGGCGGCCGGCCTGCCCCTGGAATTCACCCTTTCCACCTTCGAATCCTTACAGGCCCTGGCGCGCGGCGCCGGCAAAAGCGGCATCCGGCCGCAGTGCCACATCAAGGTCGAGACCGGCTGCCACCGGCAGGGTTTTATGCCGGAGGAGATCCCGTCGGTGGCGCGGTTCTTCGCCGATCACAGCGAGCTTCAATGGAGCGGGCTGTCCACTCATTTTGCCAATATCGAGGACACGACGGATCACACCTATGCGCGGCGGCAAATCGAGATCTTTCACAAAGTGGAGCGGGATCTCCACGCCCTTGGAATTCAGCCGCTCCTGCGCCATACCGCCTGCAGCGCGGCGACCATTGTCATGCCGGAGACGCACCTGGATATGGTGCGACTCGGGATCGCGACATACGGGCTCTGGCCCAGCCGGGAGACGCTGGTCTCCGCCAGAAGCGGCGGATCTGAACGACTCCCTCTCCGCCCGGTTCTAACCTGGAAAACCCAGGTCGCGCAGATCAAGACCGTGCCGGCGCAATCCTTCATCGGTTATGGTTGTACATTCCGTACCACCCACCCGACACGGCTGGCCATTTTGCCCGTGGGATACGCCGACGGCTATGACCGCCGTCTGTCCGGCGTGGGGCATGTTCTGGTGCGCGGGCGGCGCGCGCCGGTCCTGGGCCGGGTTTGTATGAATATGTTTATGGTCGACCTCACCGATATCGAGGGAGCCGCCGTCGGGGATGAGGCGGTTTTATTGGGAAAGCAGGGGGATGAAGAAATCTCGGCGCAGGATCTCGCCTCCCTCTGCCAGACCATTGTCTATGAAATCGTGACCCGGATCGGCGGCCATCTCGATAGAAGGGTCTGCGGCCTGTAG